GAGTGTGTCAGAGAAGTTGGTGTTATACTGTTATACTTACCCATCTATGAAGCAAGAACATACAGATGTCTCTCATCCCTCTCGCAGTCTCGCATGATCAGAGATTCAGATcgcttctcatcgtcatcatcatggaGAAACAGAGCGTAGAACCCACCGccgacggtggcggcggccaAGACCCATGCCACGACCGCGAGGCCCAGTGGCATCACCTCCCCGATCTTCCAGGTGAAGGCGGCGGTGAGCGTGGTGGTGAGGAGCCACACGGCGAGCCTGGCGCGGCCGCGCGCGGGGGACCCGTGCGGCGCGACCTCGAAGCGGTGGAGCGCGCAGAGGAGCAGGGCCAGGTTCAGGTGGGAGACGACGACGAAGGCGACCGCGCCGTGgccgtcgccgtggacgcggcggACGCAGAGCGCGAGGTTGAGCCCCAGGAAGACGAGAATCGCCACGGTGGCCCAACGGACGCGGCGGGTGGGGGCCGCCGGCGCCGCGGCTGCGGGTTTGGATTTCTGGTTGGGATCGTTGGCGTAGGGGAGCTCCGCCGCATACGCCATCGCGCTGCTCGGTGGTCGATTCGCAGTGCTGAATTGGGGATTGGGTTGGGGCTTCTGCGCCGCAGTCAAGTCAAGTCCTACCGTGAGATTTCCGTGAAGTTCCAATGAGtaatggtggcaacaaccaccaGGCCCAGATCTAGACGACACGCTCGCCGCGTGTCCTAGTCTGGCACGTTGCTCGTGTCCTGCAGCGTCTGCCCATCTGC
The nucleotide sequence above comes from Miscanthus floridulus cultivar M001 chromosome 18, ASM1932011v1, whole genome shotgun sequence. Encoded proteins:
- the LOC136522870 gene encoding uncharacterized protein encodes the protein MAYAAELPYANDPNQKSKPAAAAPAAPTRRVRWATVAILVFLGLNLALCVRRVHGDGHGAVAFVVVSHLNLALLLCALHRFEVAPHGSPARGRARLAVWLLTTTLTAAFTWKIGEVMPLGLAVVAWVLAAATVGGGFYALFLHDDDDEKRSESLIMRDCERDERHLYVLAS